The following proteins come from a genomic window of Salvia hispanica cultivar TCC Black 2014 chromosome 4, UniMelb_Shisp_WGS_1.0, whole genome shotgun sequence:
- the LOC125217556 gene encoding carbamoyl-phosphate synthase large chain, chloroplastic-like, with amino-acid sequence MSQSLHSCSNVLCKSTQSNRYLSAGKRQFPRVSRQLGVAPGRNLSNLYLSTRLSVLNSVKCENERGGGGGGKSSGDLANVGGFSGGKIGKRTDIKKILILGAGPIVIGQACEFDYSGTQACKALKEEGYEVILINSNPATIMTDPDLADRTYIEPMTPELVEQVLEKERPDALLPTMGGQTALNLAVALAESGALEKYGVELIGAKLDAIKKAEDRELFKQAMKNIGLKTPPSGIGTTLEECFEIANWIGEFPLIIRPAFTLGGTGGGIAYNREEFEAICKSGLAASVTSQVLVEKSLLGWKEYELEVMRDLADNVVIICSIENIDPMGVHTGDSITVAPAQTLTDREYQRLRDYSIAIIREIGVECGGSNVQFAVNPKDGEVMIIEMNPRVSRSSALASKATGFPIAKMAAKLSVGYSLDQIPNDITRKTPASFEPSIDYVVTKIPRFAFEKFPGSEPILTTQMKSVGESMAVGRTFQESFQKAVRSLECGYSGWGCGKVKELDWDWEQLKYSLRVPSPDRIHSIYAAMKRGMTVEGIHELSLIDTWFLTQLKELVDVEQYLLARSLSELTKDDFWEVKRRGFSDVQIAFATKSTEKEVRSKRLSLGVKPAYKRVDTCAAEFEADTPYMYSSYETECESAPTNKKKVLILGGGPNRIGQGIEFDYCCCHTSFALQDAGFETIMMNSNPETVSTDYDTSDRLYFEPLTVEDVINIIDLERPDGIIVQFGGQTPLKLSLPIQQYIDEHKPECRSGSGNVRIWGTSPDSIDAAEDRKRFNAILTELKIEQPQGGIARSEEDALAIAAEVGYPVVVRPSYVLGGRAMEIVYSDEKLITYLETAVKVDPDRPVLVDKYLSDAIEIDIDALADSYGNVVIGGIMEHIEQAGVHSGDSACMLPTQTVSSSSLETIRSWTTKLAKSLNVCGLMNCQYAITASGDVFLLEANPRASRTVPFVSKAIGHPLAKYAALVMSGKSLQDLHFTDEIIPRHISVKEAVLPFEKFQGADVILGPEMRSTGEVMGIHYGSSIAFAKALIAAGQKPPLSGTLFLSVNDLTKPHLGPIAVAFTSLGFKIVATSGTAQVLELGGVPVERVLKMHEGRPHAADMIANGQIQMMVVTSSGDQLDQIDGLKLRRMALAYKIPVITTVAGALATAAAIKSLRSNKIEMTALQDYFMEERDTESSKTLQSASI; translated from the exons ATGAGTCAGTCTCTGCATAGCTGCAGTAATGTGCTCTGTAAGTCTACTCAATCCAATCGTTACTTATCCGCCGGAAAAAGGCAATTTCCGCGCGTTTCGCGGCAATTGGGAGTGGCACCGGGGAGGAATTTGAGTAATCTATACTTGTCGACTCGGCTGTCAGTGTTGAATAGTGTGAAGTGTGAGAATGAgcgtggtggtggtggtggtggtaagAGCAGTGGTGATTTAGCGAATGTAGGGGGGTTTAGTGGtggaaaaattggtaaaaggACCGACATTAAGAAGATTTTGATCCTAGGTGCGGGGCCGATTGTGATAGGGCAAGCTTGCGAGTTTGATTATTCGGGGACGCAGGCTTGCAAGGCGCTTAAAGAGGAGGGGTATGAGGTGATATTGATTAATTCGAATCCTGCTACGATAATGACTGATCCGGATTTGGCGGATAGGACTTACATCGAGCCTATGACACCTGAGTTGGTGGAGCAAGTGCTTGAGAAGGAGAGGCCGGATGCTCTGTTGCCCACGATGGGGGGCCAAACTGCGCTTAATCTTGCTGTTGCCTTGGCAGAGAGCGGTGCTCTTGAGAAGTATGGAGTGGAGCTGATTGGGGCGAAGCTTGACGCAATCAAGAAGGCTGAGGATAGAGAGCTGTTTAAGCAGGCGATGAAGAATATTGGGCTCAAGACACCTCCTTCGGGGATTGGGACAACGTTGGAGGAGTGTTTTGAGATTGCTAATTGGATTGGGGAGTTTCCTTTGATTATCCGGCCTGCGTTTACATTGGGTGGGACGGGAGGCGGAATTGCGTATAACAGGGAGGAGTTTGAAGCTATTTGTAAGTCGGGCCTGGCGGCTAGTGTGACATCACAAGTTTTGGTGGAGAAGTCGCTGTTGGGATGGAAAGAGTATGAGCTTGAGGTTATGAGAGATTTGGCAGACAACGTGGTGATTATTTGCTCGATTGAGAATATCGACCCTATGGGGGTTCACACGGGGGATTCCATCACTGTTGCCCCTGCACAGACCTTGACGGACAGGGAGTACCAACGTCTTAGGGATTACTCTATTGCGATTATCAGGGAAATTGGAGTTGAATGCGGTGGTTCAAATGTTCAGTTTGCTGTTAATCCCAAAGATGGAGAAGTGATGATAATCGAGATGAACCCTAGAGTGTCAAGATCATCTGCGTTGGCCTCTAAAGCTACTGGCTTCCCAATTGCCAAGATGGCTGCCAAATTGTCAGTTGGGTATTCATTGGATCAGATTCCTAATGACATCACTAGGAAGACACCAGCAAGTTTTGAGCCTTCTATAGATTATGTTGTAACCAAG ATACCGAGGTTTGCATTTGAGAAATTCCCTGGCTCTGAGCCTATTTTGACCACCCAAATGAAGTCCGTTGGTGAATCCATGGCTGTAGGGCGGACATTTCAGGAATCTTTTCAGAAAGCAGTCCGCTCGCTAGAATGTGGGTACTCTGGATGGGGTTGTGGAAAGGTCAAGGAACTTGACTGGGACTGGGAACAACTAAAATACAGCCTGAGGGTACCCAGTCCCGATCGTATTCATTCCATATATGCTGCCATGAAGCGAGGAATGACAGTGGAGGGCATCCATGAATTGAGTCTTATAGACACATGGTTCCTCACTCAGCTTAAAGAACTTGTGGATGTGGAGCAATATCTGTTAGCACGGAGTTTATCAGAATTGACCAAGGATGATTTCTGGGAAGTGAAGAGGAGAGGTTTCAGTGATGTTCAGATAGCTTTTGCTACAAAGTCTACTGAGAAGGAAGTTCGATCAAAGAGGTTGTCTTTAGGTGTCAAACCAGCTTACAAAAGAGTTGATACATGTGCAGCAGAATTCGAGGCTGATACACCTTACATGTATTCTTCATATGAAACTGAATGTGAATCAGCTCCTACCAACAAGAAAAAAGTTTTGATCCTTGGTGGGGGACCAAATCGAATTGGCCAgggaattgaatttgattacTGCTGCTGTCATACTTCATTTGCCCTTCAG GACGCAGGCTTTGAAACAATCATGATGAATTCCAACCCTGAAACAGTGTCAACTGATTATGACACCAGTGATCGGCTTTACTTCGAACCTCTCACGGTGGAAGATGTTATCAACATCATTGACTTGGAAAGGCCAGATGGCATTATTGTGCAGTTTGGTGGGCAAACTCCGCTGAAACTGTCTCTTCCTATTCAACAATATATAGATGAGCACAAGCCCGAATGCAGAAGTGGTTCTGGAAATGTTCGCATCTGGGGCACATCGCCTGATTCTATTGATGCTGCTGAGGATAGGAAGAGATTCAACGCAATCCTGACAGAGTTAAAAATTGAGCAGCCGCAAGGAGGAATTGCAAGGAGCGAGGAAGATGCTCTTGCTATTGCAGCGGAGGTTGGTTACCCTGTTGTGGTTAGACCGTCATATGTTCTGGGTGGCCGTGCAATGGAGATTGTTTACAGTGACGAGAAGCTCATTACTTATCTCGAAACTGCAGTTAAGGTGGATCCCGACCGTCCTGTTTTGGTTGACAAGTACTTATCTGATGCTATCGAGATCGATATTGATGCTCTTGCTGATTCATATGGTAATGTTGTGATTGGTGGGATAATGGAGCACATTGAGCAAGCCGGTGTCCATTCGGGTGATTCAGCATGCATGCTTCCCACACAAACGGTGTCGTCTTCGAGCTTGGAGACGATAAGGTCTTGGACTACAAAATTAGCTAAGAGCTTGAACGTTTGTGGACTTATGAACTGTCAATATGCAATCACAGCTTCTGGAGATGTCTTCTTGCTCGAAGCGAACCCTCGAGCCTCGAGGACCGTCCCATTTGTGTCGAAGGCGATCGGGCACCCACTAGCTAAGTACGCAGCACTGGTTATGTCTGGCAAGTCTCTTCAAGACCTGCATTTCACAGATGAGATCATCCCCAGACATATATCTGTCAAAGAAGCCGTCCTCCCATTCGAGAAGTTCCAGGGCGCCGACGTCATCCTCGGCCCGGAGATGCGGAGCACGGGCGAGGTCATGGGCATCCACTACGGATCCTCCATCGCCTTCGCAAAGGCGCTGATAGCCGCAGGGCAGAAGCCGCCTCTATCGGGGACGCTATTCCTCAGCGTGAACGACTTGACCAAGCCCCATCTCGGCCCCATCGCCGTAGCCTTCACGAGCCTCGGTTTCAAGATCGTGGCGACGTCCGGGACGGCTCAAGTCCTTGAGCTAGGAGGCGTCCCCGTCGAGCGCGTGCTGAAGATGCACGAAGGGCGGCCACATGCCGCCGACATGATCGCCAACGGGCAGATTCAGATGATGGTGGTGACGAGCTCGGGCGACCAGCTTGACCAGATCGACGGCCTGAAGCTCCGGAGGATGGCGTTGGCATACAAGATTCCGGTGATAACAACGGTGGCCGGTGCCTTGGCTACTGCTGCGGCGATCAAGAGCTTGAGATCGAACAAGATTGAAATGACGGCTCTTCAGGATTACTTCATGGAGGAGAGAGATACAGAGAGCAGCAAAACTTTGCAATCGGCATCAATTTGA
- the LOC125221825 gene encoding zinc finger CCCH domain-containing protein 55-like: MGERRKRKSLWSEEAETKPFTYPSHDSEHNHEFPASGSHGVPKFRYHSGHPSMESIHEDPVAWMNDSYPKGRESAYEEKGIGGENSYYQYMSPEFKYNQFPEDDRSHSRRYPGRSRSRSRSRGRCRSRSRSRGRERVRGRSRSRSDSEARGWTRSRSPLGDYKHQASGWSDRRSLPEMATEGDFASGRGRRDGFSKHFHPKNTSHRDGGLGGGDISESRRNRADHGNESKQSYSRGPRIELRGDVSDPYHGEDEQFQHKGRSAVPCRNFVKGSCRWGDGCKFSHHDESSVEGTKLSSSTYRNRNPPCKYFLAGNCERDNCKFSHEDPNFNRLEGRLGKVNSDRGSRDNGRGSRDNGRSSRDNDRRSHDKVNKRDDPRWEPWDEVGGISDDMKPSGRNSSAVTVTDSTLDNRMSHGLGNENINWGLPQHTNISAPLHRAGNGSYDGDVGTTESIIEENIMAKQDVLVFHDMQLQNQDGTSKLQVEQMFPSNAWQQNVPPVSHIQHQNLGVVENNVVSSFHSDIIDEVKDPRNATVPAFISAQNSHQNGESVLPAGYSSIPKEAVSKEMPALNGAEMHQVANLNLSQIQKLQNAIQMAGMTETSTFLPFPNLTNEQSAQYANTLLSAALQHVAPVLNQKFENQHSTKPPVEEVSNSTGMVLSTSNASGHVPLDSTANLQLNPVTVSHDPVSSVENGRNSNEHEGNQVPSADNSEIDHSGRPNKPQETARENPECDEVKVGTGEQSKGVQDGKQSETLDGQGKADESTANKDDKGMRLFKNSLVEFVKDKLKPKWKEGRMSRDVHKTIVKKVVDKITSSIQTEHVPKTQEKVEQYLSFSEPKITKLVQAYVDRCLKTDS, from the exons ATGGGTGAGCGCAGAAAACGCAAATCATTGTGGAGTGAGGAAGCTGAAACAAAACCTTTTACGTATCCCAGTCATGATAGTGAACATAATCATGAGTTTCCTGCATCTGGATCCCACGGAGTGCCGAAGTTCAGGTATCATTCTGGTCACCCGTCTATGGAATCAATTCATGAAGACCCAGTTGCTTGGATGAATGACAGCTATCCCAAAGGTAGAGAGAGCGCATATGAAGAAAAGGGAATAGGCGGTGAAAATAGTTATTATCAGTACATGTCTCCTGAGTTCAAATACAACCAATTTCCTGAAGATGACCGAAGCCATTCTCGCAG GTACCCAGGAAGAAGTAGGAGCAGAAGCAGGAGTAGAGGCAGGTGTCGCAGTAGGAGCAGGAGTAGGGGCAGGGAAAGAGTGAGGGGAAGGAGCAGGAGCAGAAGTGACAGCGAAGCAAGGGGTTGGACAAGAAGTCGTAGCCCTTTAGGAGATTATAAACATCAAGCTTCTGGATGGAGTGACAGGAGAAGTCTACCTGAGATGGCAACTGAAGGCGATTTTGCTTCAGGAAGGGGCAGAAGAGACGGTTTTAGCAAACATTTCCATCCAAAAAACACCAGTCACAGGGATGGCGGCCTTGGGGGAGGGGACATATCAGAGAGTCGGAGAAATAGGGCAGATCATGGAAATGAATCTAAACAGTCTTACAGCAGAGGTCCTCGGATTGAATTAAGGGGTGATGTTTCTGATCCTTATCATGGAGAGGATGAGCAATTCCAACATAAAGGTAGAAGTGCAGTACCGTGCAGAAACTTTGTCAAGGGTAGCTGTAGGTGGGGAGACGGTTGCAAATTTTCTCACCACGATGAATCCTCTGTTGAAGGTACTAAACTTTCCTCCTCGACTTACAGAAATAGGAACCCACCTTGCAAGTATTTTCTAGCGGGAAATTGTGAACGGGATAATTGCAAATTCTCTCACGAGGATCCAAATTTTAATCGTCTAGAGGGCAGGCTGGGTAAAGTCAACAGTGACCGTGGTTCACGTGACAATGGCCGTGGTTCACGTGACAATGGCCGTAGTTCACGTGACAATGACCGTCGCTCACATGACAAGGTTAACAAGAGGGATGACCCGAGATGGGAACCATGGGACGAGGTAGGTGGAATCTCAGATGATATGAAGCCTTCTGGTAGGAATAGTTCTGCTGTTACTGTTACAGACAGCACTCTTGACAATAGAATGAGCCACGGTTTGGGAAATGAGAATATAAACTGGGGACTTCCACAACACACGAATATTTCAGCGCCTCTACATCGTGCAGGAAATGGCAGTTATGATGGTGATGTAGGTACTACTGAATCTATTATAGAGGAAAATATTATGGCCAAACAGGATGTCCTCGTGTTTCATGATATGCAGCTGCAAAATCAAGATGGTACGAGCAAATTGCAGGTAGAGCAAATGTTTCCCTCGAATGCCTGGCAGCAGAATGTTCCTCCAGTTTCACATATTCAACATCAGAACCTTGGAGTAGTAGAAAACAACGTAGTAAGTTCATTCCATTCTGACATTATCGATGAGGTGAAAGACCCCAGAAATGCTACCGTTCCAGCTTTTATCTCTGCGCAAAACTCGCATCAAAATGGCGAAAGTGTACTTCCTGCTGGGTATTCATCTATTCCGAAGGAAGCTGTTAGCAAAGAGATGCCAGCCTTGAATGGGGCTGAGATGCACCAGGTTGCTAATTTGAATCTCTCTCAGATTCAGAAACTTCAAAACGCTATCCAAATGGCTGGGATGACAGAGACGAGCACCTTTTTGCCTTTTCCAAATCTAACCAACGAGCAGTCTGCTCAATATGCAAACACTCTTCTATCTGCTGCTCTTCAGCACGTTGCTCCTGTCCTGAATCAAAAATTTGAGAATCAACATTCTACAAAACCTCCAGTCGAAGAAGTCTCCAATTCAACAGGAATGGTGCTTTCTACATCTAATGCATCTGGCCACGTTCCACTTGACAGCACAGCCAATCTACAACTCAATCCAGTTACAGTTTCTCATGATCCAGTCAGTTCTGTGGAGAATGGTAGAAATAGCAATGAGCATGAAGGCAATCAAGTACCTTCGGCAGATAACTCAGAAATAGATCATTCCGGAAGGCCAAATAAGCCACAAGAGACAGCACGTGAAAATCCAGAATGTGATGAAGTGAAAGTGGGCACGGGGGAGCAAAGTAAGGGAGTTCAAGACGGGAAGCAATCTGAAACTTTGGATGGCCAGGGAAAAGCCGATGAAAGTACTGCTAACAAGGATGATAAAGGGATGCGTCTGTTCAAAAATTCTCTGGTAGAGTTTGTGAAGGACAAACTGAAGCCTAAATGGAAGGAAGGCCGGATGAGCAGAGACGTTCACAAAACTATCGTGAAAAAGGTGGTGGACAAAATAACAAGCTCTATTCAAACCGAACACGTTCCAAAGACGCAAGAGAAAGTTGAGCAGTATCTCTCATTTTCCGAACCCAAAATCACCAAACTTGTACAG GCTTATGTGGACCGTTGTCTAAAGACAGATTCTTGa
- the LOC125220725 gene encoding uncharacterized protein LOC125220725 → MKLLFATTCFTFVSIAIALDTPDVGDGSLIPRLPIPGLGDDNLIPGLPIPGLNLPGIPCLNLVTVLKVEDSCWPKVFPTNLLSPVVIESICQWINKKMSSTTMKLLFATTCFTFVSIAIALDTPNVGDGSLIPGLPIPGLGDGNLIPGLPIPDFPVIPCLTSVTGVSVCIKDLISSVLSIQLRPISTACCDSVLKVDDSCWPKVFPTNPLIPIVIESICLWSQAHPFPFSTSAPPPPKPSA, encoded by the exons ATGAAACTATTATTTGCCACAACATGCTTTACTTTCGTTTCGATCGCAATCGCGCTCGACACCCCTGACGTAGGTGATGGCAGTTTAATCCCGAGACTTCCCATCCCGGGGTTAGGTGATGACAATTTAATCCCTGGACTGCCCATTCCAGGACTAAATTTGCCTGGCATCCCATGCCTAAACTTGGTGACAG TATTGAAAGTTGAAGATAGTTGTTGGCCGAAAGTTTTTCCTACCAACCTGTTGAGTCCGGTTGTGATAGAGAGCATTTGCCAGTGGA ttaacaaaaaaatgtcttCTACTACAATGAAACTATTATTCGCCACAACATGCTTTACTTTCGTTTCGATCGCAATCGCGCTCGACACCCCTAACGTAGGTGATGGCAGTTTAATCCCGGGACTGCCCATCCCGGGATTAGGTGATGGCAATTTAATCCCTGGACTGCCCATCCCGGATTTTCCAGTCATCCCATGCCTAACCTCGGTGACAGGCGTCTCAGTGTGCATCAAAGATCTGATATCATCCGTTTTGAGCATCCAGTTGCGGCCCATCAGCACAGCATGCTGCGATTCAGTGTTAAAAGTTGATGATAGCTGTTGGCCGAAAGTTTTTCCTACCAACCCGTTGATTCCGATTGTGATAGAGAGCATTTGTCTGTGGAGTCAAGCTCATCCGTTCCCGTTCTCGACCTCAGCCCCCCCACCGCCGAAACCATCGGCATAG